From the Solibacillus sp. FSL R5-0449 genome, one window contains:
- a CDS encoding ABC-F family ATP-binding cassette domain-containing protein — protein sequence MIQVSGVGLRYGDRKLFDDVNIKFTPGNCYGLIGANGAGKSTFLKILSGDIEAQEGHVSMGKDERLSVLKQNHFEYDEFNVLDTVVMGNKRLWEVKAEKDAIYMKPEMTDEDGMRAAELEGEFADMNGWEAESDAATLLNGLGIGDDMHYMMMADLEGSDKVKVLLAQALFGKPDVLLLDEPTNHLDLKAIKWLEEFLINFENTVIVVSHDRHFLNKVCTHIADLDFGKIKLYVGNYDFWYESSQLAQKLMADQNAKKEEKIKELKDFIARFSANASKSSQATSRKKMLDKIELDDIQPSSRKYPFINFQIGREIGNDVLTVDGLTASQDGEILFKDMRFSMNKEDKIILLGSPNAKSALMDILMDRQKADAGTYKWGVTTSQSYFEMDHDQYFGGNEKSLVEWLRPYSPEDETESFLRGFLGRMLFSGEEVKKSPAVLSGGEKVRCMLSKMMLSNSNVLLLDEPTNHLDLESIQALNEGLIRFKGAMIFTSHDHQFIQTIANRVIEIREDGSILDKPLTYDEYLEWKDAQGLS from the coding sequence ATGATTCAAGTATCAGGTGTAGGTCTACGTTATGGTGACCGTAAATTATTTGACGATGTAAATATTAAATTCACTCCAGGTAACTGTTATGGTCTAATCGGAGCAAACGGTGCTGGTAAATCGACATTCTTAAAAATCTTATCTGGTGACATCGAGGCACAAGAAGGCCACGTATCAATGGGTAAAGATGAGCGTCTTTCAGTATTAAAGCAAAACCACTTCGAATACGATGAATTCAACGTATTGGATACAGTTGTAATGGGTAACAAACGCCTTTGGGAAGTAAAAGCTGAAAAAGATGCAATCTACATGAAACCTGAAATGACAGACGAAGATGGTATGCGTGCTGCTGAGCTTGAAGGCGAATTCGCTGACATGAACGGTTGGGAAGCAGAATCTGATGCAGCCACTCTTTTAAACGGTCTAGGTATCGGCGATGACATGCACTACATGATGATGGCTGACTTGGAAGGTTCTGACAAAGTAAAAGTATTACTTGCGCAAGCTTTATTCGGTAAGCCGGATGTATTATTACTGGATGAACCTACCAACCACTTGGACTTAAAAGCGATTAAATGGCTGGAAGAGTTCTTAATTAATTTTGAAAACACAGTAATCGTTGTATCCCATGACCGTCACTTCTTAAATAAAGTATGTACACATATCGCAGACTTAGACTTCGGTAAAATCAAACTTTATGTAGGTAACTACGATTTCTGGTATGAGTCTTCACAATTAGCTCAAAAGTTAATGGCTGACCAAAATGCGAAAAAAGAAGAAAAAATTAAGGAATTAAAAGACTTCATTGCTCGTTTCTCTGCAAACGCGTCGAAATCTTCTCAAGCAACTTCTCGTAAAAAAATGCTTGATAAAATCGAGCTGGATGACATTCAACCATCTAGCCGTAAATATCCATTCATCAACTTCCAAATCGGCCGTGAAATCGGTAATGACGTATTAACAGTTGATGGGTTAACAGCTTCACAAGATGGCGAAATTTTATTCAAAGATATGCGCTTCTCTATGAACAAAGAAGACAAAATCATCCTTTTAGGTTCTCCAAATGCAAAATCTGCATTAATGGATATTTTAATGGATCGTCAAAAGGCTGATGCTGGCACGTACAAATGGGGTGTTACAACATCTCAAAGCTATTTCGAAATGGATCATGACCAATACTTCGGCGGTAACGAAAAGTCATTGGTTGAATGGTTACGCCCTTATTCTCCTGAAGATGAAACAGAATCGTTCCTACGTGGTTTCCTAGGCCGTATGTTATTCTCTGGTGAAGAAGTGAAGAAATCTCCGGCAGTATTATCCGGTGGTGAAAAAGTGCGCTGTATGCTTTCTAAAATGATGCTTTCAAACTCGAACGTATTATTATTGGATGAGCCAACAAACCACTTAGACCTTGAGTCAATCCAAGCATTGAATGAAGGCTTAATCCGCTTCAAAGGTGCGATGATCTTTACATCACATGACCACCAATTCATTCAAACAATCGCAAACCGCGTAATCGAAATCCGTGAAGACGGTTCTATTTTAGATAAACCATTAACATATGATGAGTATCTAGAGTGGAAAGATGCACAAGGTTTAAGCTAA
- a CDS encoding cold-shock protein, whose product MKQGTVKWFNSEKGFGFIEVEGENDVFVHFSAIQGEGFKTLEEGQQVEFEVVDGNRGPQASNVIKL is encoded by the coding sequence ATGAAACAAGGTACAGTAAAATGGTTTAACTCAGAAAAAGGTTTTGGCTTCATCGAGGTAGAAGGAGAAAACGATGTATTCGTACACTTCTCTGCAATTCAAGGTGAAGGTTTCAAAACATTGGAAGAAGGACAACAAGTGGAATTCGAAGTTGTAGATGGCAACCGCGGACCACAAGCATCTAATGTAATCAAATTATAA
- a CDS encoding DUF1033 family protein, translating into MYKIIYMKADYEPWWQFDGWEEYIVSTDQYDTEHQFQMALNHLLTQFRNKYEFEAHKNERFYAFWSEDECEFCEACDDDAQIYHGIIVLTPEAITQ; encoded by the coding sequence ATGTATAAAATTATTTATATGAAGGCGGATTATGAGCCTTGGTGGCAATTTGACGGTTGGGAAGAGTATATCGTATCAACAGATCAATATGATACAGAACATCAATTCCAAATGGCATTGAATCATTTGCTTACTCAATTTCGAAACAAATATGAGTTTGAAGCACATAAAAATGAACGATTTTATGCATTTTGGTCTGAGGATGAATGTGAATTTTGTGAAGCGTGTGATGACGATGCCCAAATTTATCACGGTATAATTGTTTTGACACCAGAAGCGATTACACAATAA
- a CDS encoding 5-bromo-4-chloroindolyl phosphate hydrolysis family protein, translating to MLGPINFLTRHLINVLVFSTAVTLTFVNFTGMTTMLALPLGAAAYFISNKVTYAIQKTTQSKKIGLSKSEYNLIEAQLKQARSHIQALNQQYVRVRSVRSFKQINEMQKLAKRIINIVQTNPHKFYAVEDFFYAHLPSAVQLSDKYTLLTKEQVPGTEVHLALEDTRRTLKELQITMESDLKSALSSDIENLKIELDFAKLSNEKRKDRLKIGGE from the coding sequence ATGCTTGGTCCTATAAATTTTCTAACACGGCATCTAATTAATGTATTAGTTTTTTCCACAGCAGTAACACTTACGTTTGTTAATTTTACCGGAATGACAACGATGCTGGCATTACCTCTTGGAGCAGCAGCATATTTCATCAGCAATAAAGTAACTTACGCTATTCAGAAAACGACACAGAGTAAAAAAATTGGGCTTTCCAAATCGGAATACAATTTAATCGAAGCACAATTAAAACAGGCCCGTTCACATATTCAGGCATTAAATCAGCAATATGTCCGAGTGCGTTCGGTACGTTCGTTCAAGCAAATCAATGAAATGCAAAAACTGGCAAAACGCATTATCAATATTGTACAGACAAATCCACACAAATTTTATGCAGTGGAAGATTTCTTCTATGCACACTTGCCGTCAGCCGTACAGCTGTCCGATAAATACACGTTACTGACAAAAGAGCAGGTGCCTGGTACTGAAGTGCATTTAGCATTGGAAGATACACGCAGAACTTTAAAAGAACTGCAAATTACGATGGAATCAGATTTGAAAAGTGCTTTATCTTCGGATATCGAAAACTTGAAAATCGAACTCGACTTTGCAAAATTGTCGAATGAAAAGCGTAAAGATCGATTAAAAATCGGCGGTGAGTAA
- a CDS encoding toxic anion resistance protein, with product MNMTNNPFDAFTASENVDLQVSKEQFAVNVANNAASPLFASLSNDMKQRALQLAQNLEPKNYETVLAFGLPAQEALKKFTTQMLQYIQRKDVRKVGEVLSDLMQHLEMIDPDALIEQEKGFFAKLFSRSTQSIQEIMTHYNKLSKRIDRLSIQLEYNQNALLNDYQFLNKLYAINEDYFQEINVYIATLEIKKQHMRDVVLPALQKEIVEGQNPFKQHELKDIEMQIEWIDRRMYDLELSREVAIQYAPQIRMIQQTNQMLIEKIQSSIMTTIPLWQSQIAMLLNMNNQRRAIRSQERLMDASEQLMRKNGKMLEVSKKAANRPALSHSDIDRFKQTQMQLLHDIEDTLRVHVETDEKRHAIEHTILEQK from the coding sequence ATGAATATGACAAATAATCCATTTGATGCCTTTACAGCGAGTGAAAACGTTGACTTGCAAGTAAGTAAAGAACAATTTGCGGTGAATGTTGCAAACAATGCAGCCTCACCGCTTTTCGCATCATTATCAAATGACATGAAACAACGGGCATTGCAGCTGGCCCAAAATTTAGAACCAAAAAATTATGAAACCGTTCTGGCATTTGGTTTGCCGGCGCAAGAAGCATTAAAAAAGTTCACGACCCAGATGCTGCAGTATATTCAGCGCAAAGATGTACGGAAAGTCGGTGAAGTATTATCCGATTTGATGCAGCATTTGGAGATGATTGACCCGGATGCTTTAATCGAACAGGAAAAAGGTTTTTTTGCTAAACTGTTCAGTCGTTCCACACAGTCTATTCAAGAAATTATGACCCATTACAATAAGTTGAGTAAACGGATTGACCGCTTAAGTATTCAACTGGAATATAACCAAAATGCATTATTAAACGATTATCAGTTTTTAAATAAGCTGTATGCGATCAATGAAGATTATTTTCAGGAAATCAATGTTTATATTGCAACACTGGAAATAAAAAAACAGCATATGCGCGATGTTGTGTTACCTGCACTTCAAAAAGAAATTGTAGAAGGACAAAATCCATTTAAACAGCATGAATTGAAAGATATTGAAATGCAAATCGAATGGATTGACCGCCGTATGTATGACCTGGAACTGTCCCGTGAAGTGGCAATCCAGTATGCCCCGCAAATCCGGATGATTCAACAAACAAATCAAATGCTGATCGAAAAAATTCAAAGTTCGATTATGACGACGATTCCTTTATGGCAGTCGCAAATAGCGATGTTATTAAATATGAACAATCAGCGTCGAGCAATACGTTCCCAGGAGCGTCTGATGGATGCATCGGAACAATTAATGCGTAAGAACGGCAAAATGCTGGAAGTGTCCAAAAAAGCGGCAAACCGTCCAGCATTATCCCATAGTGATATTGACCGCTTTAAACAGACCCAAATGCAATTGCTGCACGATATTGAGGATACATTACGGGTGCACGTTGAAACAGACGAAAAGCGTCACGCAATCGAACATACAATCTTAGAGCAAAAATAA
- a CDS encoding DUF6501 family protein, with the protein MLHLNWKDAPTIRTVKCVHTDASKYLVSNVLTAGKEYEVKNETEEFIFVIDNTGEVGGFYKEYFA; encoded by the coding sequence ATGTTACATTTAAATTGGAAAGATGCTCCGACAATTCGCACAGTAAAATGCGTACATACAGATGCATCGAAATATTTAGTATCAAATGTTTTAACAGCAGGTAAAGAGTATGAAGTGAAAAACGAAACAGAAGAGTTCATTTTTGTCATCGACAATACAGGTGAAGTTGGCGGTTTCTACAAAGAATACTTCGCTTAA
- a CDS encoding amino acid ABC transporter ATP-binding protein, translating into MAVVIDINHLNKKFGDHEVLKDVNFQVNKGEVVTLIGSSGSGKSTLLRCINLLETPTAGEIIYNGENILNDGHQIEKYRTHLGMVFQQFNLFNNLDVLNNCIVGQIKVLKRSKEEAERNAMKYLELVGMSAYKNAKPKHLSGGQKQRVAIARALAMDPDVMLFDEPTSALDPEMVGEVLKVMRHLADQGNTMLIVTHEMEFAKEVSDRIVFMDKGVIVEEGPPEQLLVNPKHDRTKEFLKRTLR; encoded by the coding sequence ATGGCAGTTGTAATTGATATTAACCATTTAAATAAAAAATTCGGTGATCACGAAGTTTTAAAAGATGTTAATTTCCAGGTAAACAAAGGGGAAGTCGTAACATTGATCGGATCTTCCGGTTCAGGGAAATCGACACTGTTACGCTGCATTAATTTACTGGAAACACCAACAGCAGGGGAAATCATCTACAATGGTGAGAATATTTTAAATGACGGTCATCAAATTGAAAAGTACCGTACGCATTTAGGTATGGTATTCCAGCAGTTCAATTTATTCAATAATCTGGATGTGCTAAATAACTGTATTGTTGGTCAAATTAAAGTGTTGAAGCGTTCTAAAGAGGAAGCCGAACGAAATGCGATGAAGTATTTGGAGCTTGTCGGCATGAGTGCCTATAAGAATGCGAAACCGAAACACTTATCCGGTGGACAGAAACAACGTGTTGCCATTGCTCGTGCATTAGCGATGGATCCGGATGTAATGCTGTTTGATGAACCGACATCAGCGCTTGACCCTGAAATGGTAGGGGAAGTATTGAAGGTAATGCGCCATCTGGCAGACCAGGGAAATACAATGCTGATTGTTACTCATGAAATGGAGTTCGCCAAAGAAGTATCAGACCGGATTGTATTTATGGATAAAGGGGTTATCGTTGAAGAAGGCCCTCCGGAACAATTGCTCGTAAACCCGAAACACGACCGTACAAAAGAGTTCCTGAAACGAACATTACGGTAA
- a CDS encoding amino acid ABC transporter permease, whose product MAFLESSWNLFTDNWDLFVRGAWTALLLAIIGTICGTLIGFFIGIMHTIPQRKKNIKSALLKVVNFILTAYVEIFRGTPMMVQAMVVFYGLVYLGIDIDRFLAASIVISLNTGAYMAEYVRGGIVSIDKGQFEAAQAIGMNHLQTMIHIVLPQVARNILPATGNQFVMNIKDSSVLSVISVVELFFTANSIAGSNYKYIEAFFIATVLYFIMTFTVTRFLLLFEKKMDGPSSYKVELITGNKLDKDGE is encoded by the coding sequence ATGGCATTTTTAGAATCATCATGGAACTTGTTTACGGACAACTGGGATTTATTTGTACGAGGCGCATGGACAGCACTGCTCTTGGCAATTATCGGGACAATTTGCGGAACGCTGATCGGATTTTTCATCGGGATTATGCACACAATTCCACAACGTAAAAAAAATATTAAATCAGCACTATTGAAGGTTGTTAATTTTATTTTAACAGCATATGTGGAAATTTTTAGAGGAACGCCGATGATGGTACAAGCGATGGTCGTATTTTACGGTCTTGTCTATTTAGGCATCGATATTGACCGCTTTTTAGCAGCCTCTATCGTCATCAGTTTAAACACAGGCGCCTATATGGCCGAATATGTACGCGGTGGTATCGTATCGATTGATAAAGGGCAATTTGAAGCTGCACAGGCGATTGGTATGAATCACCTGCAAACAATGATTCATATTGTGCTGCCGCAAGTAGCGCGCAATATTTTACCTGCAACAGGGAATCAGTTCGTTATGAATATTAAAGATTCATCTGTATTAAGTGTCATTTCGGTAGTGGAGCTGTTCTTTACAGCGAATTCGATCGCAGGCAGTAACTACAAATACATCGAAGCGTTCTTTATCGCGACGGTATTATACTTTATCATGACATTTACTGTAACTCGTTTCTTACTATTATTCGAGAAAAAGATGGATGGCCCGTCTTCGTATAAAGTGGAACTTATTACAGGCAACAAGCTAGATAAGGATGGTGAATAA
- a CDS encoding transporter substrate-binding domain-containing protein: MKKRLLILLTAMTMLLLAACGSSEEGTTGGSDSDKKVLKIGMEAAYAPFNWSQKDDANGGVQIKGSKEYAAGYDVEIAKKIAEGLDMELQIVKTDWDGLIPSLQSGAIDLVIAGMSPMPERKEVVDFTENYYTSDYVIVVKEDGPYANATSLSDFAGAKITGQQATTHYDVIDQIEGVQKQVAATDFGAMRVQLQSGAIDGYVSERPEGISAEMALNNIKYIVPEPNFEADEASTAVAVGLKKGSDLREQINKVLAEISEEERQQLMEDAIANQPAAQ; encoded by the coding sequence ATGAAAAAGAGACTATTAATTTTACTGACAGCCATGACAATGCTATTGCTGGCTGCATGTGGCTCGAGCGAAGAAGGTACTACAGGCGGTTCTGATTCCGACAAAAAAGTGCTTAAAATTGGAATGGAAGCAGCGTATGCACCTTTCAACTGGTCACAAAAAGATGATGCCAATGGCGGAGTTCAAATTAAAGGTTCTAAGGAATACGCAGCAGGCTATGACGTGGAAATCGCGAAGAAAATCGCTGAAGGTCTGGACATGGAACTTCAAATTGTTAAGACAGACTGGGATGGTTTAATTCCATCACTACAATCAGGTGCCATTGATCTAGTAATTGCTGGTATGTCACCAATGCCTGAACGTAAGGAAGTAGTTGATTTTACAGAGAACTATTATACAAGTGACTATGTCATCGTTGTAAAAGAAGACGGCCCATATGCTAATGCAACTTCATTATCTGACTTTGCAGGTGCGAAAATTACTGGTCAGCAAGCGACAACACACTATGATGTAATCGATCAAATCGAAGGTGTTCAAAAACAAGTAGCGGCAACTGATTTTGGTGCAATGCGTGTACAATTACAGTCAGGCGCAATTGATGGATATGTTTCAGAACGTCCAGAAGGGATCTCTGCTGAGATGGCACTGAATAACATTAAATACATCGTACCTGAGCCAAACTTCGAAGCAGATGAAGCGTCAACAGCTGTAGCGGTAGGTTTGAAAAAGGGTTCTGATTTACGTGAACAAATTAACAAAGTTTTAGCTGAAATTTCGGAAGAAGAGCGTCAACAATTAATGGAAGACGCAATTGCAAATCAACCAGCAGCACAATAA
- the odhB gene encoding 2-oxoglutarate dehydrogenase complex dihydrolipoyllysine-residue succinyltransferase: protein MAEIKVPELAESITEGTIAQWVKKVGDRVEKGEFIVELETDKVNAEIISEEAGVLKQILAEEGDTVLVGQVIAVVEAGEGAAPAPAAKEEEAPKAAPAPAKEEAPKAAPAPVAAEETSSERVIASPAARKLAREKGIDLAAISPVDPQGRVRVQDVAAHGTAPAAPAASATQAPAAGNGPMIFTPAADTDRVTVEKMSRRRQTIAKRLLEVKQSTAMLTTFNEIDMTNIMALRKRKQDEFVKANDIKLGFMSFFTKAVVAALKKYPYVNAQINGDEIHLNNFFDIGIAVSTEEGLVVPVVRDANAKNFAEIEKNIAELAGKARDKKLGLNDMAGGSFTITNGGVFGSLMSTPIMNGTQAGILGMHSIVNRPVAVNGEVQIRPMMYVALSYDHRIIDGKDSVGFLKTVKEMIENPEDLLLNS from the coding sequence GTGGCTGAAATTAAAGTCCCTGAATTAGCAGAATCAATTACTGAAGGTACAATTGCCCAGTGGGTGAAAAAAGTTGGAGATCGCGTAGAAAAAGGCGAATTCATCGTTGAGTTAGAAACTGATAAAGTTAATGCTGAAATCATCTCTGAAGAAGCAGGCGTTTTAAAGCAAATTTTAGCTGAAGAAGGCGATACTGTATTAGTAGGACAAGTAATCGCAGTTGTTGAAGCTGGCGAAGGCGCAGCACCTGCACCAGCAGCTAAAGAAGAAGAAGCTCCTAAAGCAGCTCCGGCTCCAGCAAAAGAAGAAGCTCCTAAAGCAGCTCCGGCTCCAGTTGCTGCCGAAGAAACTTCAAGTGAGCGTGTAATCGCTTCACCGGCAGCTCGTAAATTAGCTCGTGAAAAAGGCATCGACTTAGCAGCAATTTCACCTGTTGATCCACAAGGTCGCGTACGTGTACAAGACGTTGCAGCTCATGGTACAGCACCAGCAGCTCCTGCAGCATCAGCTACTCAAGCACCAGCAGCAGGTAACGGTCCAATGATCTTTACACCAGCAGCTGACACAGACCGTGTAACAGTTGAAAAAATGAGCCGTCGTCGTCAAACAATTGCAAAACGTCTATTAGAAGTTAAGCAATCAACTGCAATGTTAACTACATTCAACGAAATTGATATGACGAACATTATGGCTTTACGTAAACGTAAACAAGATGAGTTCGTGAAAGCTAACGATATTAAATTAGGCTTCATGTCATTCTTCACAAAAGCTGTAGTAGCAGCATTGAAGAAATATCCATATGTAAATGCACAAATTAACGGTGATGAAATTCACTTAAACAACTTCTTCGATATCGGTATTGCCGTATCAACTGAAGAAGGTTTAGTAGTACCAGTTGTTCGTGATGCAAATGCGAAAAACTTTGCTGAGATCGAGAAAAACATTGCAGAGTTAGCTGGAAAAGCACGCGACAAAAAATTAGGCTTAAACGACATGGCTGGCGGATCATTCACTATCACTAACGGTGGTGTATTCGGTTCATTAATGTCAACACCAATCATGAACGGTACTCAAGCTGGTATTTTAGGTATGCACTCAATCGTAAACCGTCCAGTAGCTGTTAATGGTGAAGTTCAAATTCGTCCAATGATGTATGTAGCATTATCTTACGACCACCGTATCATCGATGGTAAAGATTCTGTTGGCTTCCTGAAAACAGTTAAAGAAATGATCGAAAACCCAGAAGATTTATTATTAAATTCTTAA
- a CDS encoding 2-oxoglutarate dehydrogenase E1 component, whose protein sequence is MSNNVLPAGSPWSAFSGPNLGYVLEQYDLFLQSPEEVEPELVELFQAYGGPVFADGQQPVATAAVTGTGDYKKVLAAVKLAESIREYGHLAADLYPLKNRQLDTSRIEESVFNLTAADLQAIPASVFFANVPAGVTNGKEAIDYLKSVYTDKIGVEVAHLQNPEERAWIEAQVEGGTFKKTLSADEKKAVLERLTRIENFEKFIHKTFVGQKRFSGEGLDTQIILLDEIIKSAEAKGVKNVRIGMAHRGRLNVLTHVLNKPYDMMFSDFAHVSNDLFFPEDGKLEITKGWTGDVKYHMGASYTHDSGLNVKLAYNPSHLEVGNPLVIGSVRAAQDDVSEAGVAKHDPSNAFGIILHGDAAFAGQGIVTEGFNFSQTAGFKTGGTVQIIANNMIGFTTELHDSRSSNYSSDPAKGYDIPVIHVNADSPETVAAVGRFVAEYRAKFKKDIVIDLIGYRRYGHNETDDPTVTNPETYKLVAKHEPIRALYGAELAEAGVLSADEVKALDTSIYAEMQAAYDHVKEMAEKDEHVTPNMPEELKIEFPEIDTKVDAERLAKVNEDLLVFADGFEPQNKLGKILAKRRDAFKDGKIDWGHAETLAYATITQDGTPVRFTGQDAQRGTFSQRHLVLHDKNNGSEFTPLHHIEGAKASFSVYNSPLTEAGVVGFEYGYNLENQNVLSVWEAQFGDFANMAQVMFDNFISSARAKWGQKSGFVLLLPHGYEGQGPEHSSSRMERFLQLSAENNWFVANCSNAGNYYHLLRRQAALLGTEGVRPLVVVSPKSLLRHPLAAATAEQLANGRFQEVIEQEGLGKNTEAVEKVVLGTGKVMIDLAERVKDGEGLDHLHIVRVEQIYPFPAQQVKDIIARFPNVKEIVWVQEEPKNQGSWTYVLETLYDIAEGKKVRYVGRPAMSSTSEGDGDSHKAAQAKLVNEALEK, encoded by the coding sequence ATGTCGAACAATGTATTACCTGCAGGTTCTCCATGGTCAGCGTTTTCTGGTCCTAACTTAGGTTATGTATTAGAGCAGTATGACTTATTCCTGCAATCTCCTGAAGAAGTAGAACCGGAACTAGTGGAATTATTCCAGGCTTACGGTGGTCCTGTATTTGCAGATGGTCAACAACCGGTTGCAACAGCAGCAGTAACAGGTACTGGAGACTACAAAAAAGTTTTAGCAGCAGTTAAGTTGGCAGAATCAATTCGTGAGTACGGCCATTTAGCAGCAGATTTATACCCATTAAAAAATCGTCAATTAGATACTTCGCGCATTGAAGAAAGCGTATTCAATTTAACAGCAGCAGATTTACAGGCTATTCCTGCATCAGTATTTTTCGCTAATGTTCCTGCAGGTGTTACAAACGGTAAGGAAGCAATTGATTATTTAAAATCTGTCTACACTGATAAAATTGGTGTGGAAGTTGCACATTTACAAAATCCGGAAGAACGTGCTTGGATCGAAGCGCAAGTAGAAGGCGGCACATTCAAAAAAACGTTATCTGCTGATGAAAAGAAAGCAGTATTAGAGCGTTTAACACGCATTGAAAACTTTGAAAAATTCATTCATAAAACATTTGTTGGTCAAAAACGTTTCTCTGGAGAAGGTTTAGACACTCAAATCATTTTATTAGATGAAATTATCAAATCAGCTGAAGCGAAAGGTGTAAAAAACGTTCGTATCGGTATGGCACACCGTGGTCGTTTAAACGTATTAACTCACGTATTAAATAAACCATACGATATGATGTTCTCTGATTTCGCCCATGTTTCTAATGACCTATTCTTCCCTGAAGACGGTAAATTAGAAATTACAAAAGGCTGGACTGGCGATGTTAAATATCATATGGGTGCATCTTACACTCATGATTCAGGATTGAACGTTAAATTAGCATACAACCCATCTCACTTAGAAGTAGGGAATCCGCTTGTAATCGGTTCTGTACGTGCAGCACAAGATGATGTATCAGAAGCAGGTGTTGCAAAACATGATCCATCAAATGCATTCGGTATCATTTTACACGGTGACGCGGCATTCGCTGGTCAAGGGATTGTAACGGAAGGCTTCAACTTCTCTCAAACAGCAGGATTCAAAACAGGTGGTACTGTTCAAATTATCGCGAACAACATGATCGGTTTCACAACTGAATTACATGATTCACGTTCATCTAATTATTCATCTGACCCTGCAAAAGGCTATGATATTCCGGTAATCCATGTAAACGCTGACAGCCCTGAAACAGTAGCAGCTGTTGGTCGCTTTGTTGCGGAATACCGTGCGAAGTTCAAAAAGGATATCGTAATCGACTTAATCGGTTACCGCCGTTACGGTCATAACGAAACAGATGATCCGACAGTAACAAACCCTGAAACATATAAATTAGTAGCAAAACATGAACCAATTCGTGCATTATACGGTGCAGAATTAGCAGAAGCAGGTGTTCTGTCTGCTGATGAAGTAAAAGCATTAGATACTTCTATTTATGCAGAAATGCAAGCTGCGTATGATCATGTAAAAGAAATGGCTGAAAAAGACGAGCATGTAACGCCTAACATGCCGGAAGAACTTAAAATCGAATTCCCTGAAATCGATACGAAAGTAGATGCTGAACGTCTTGCTAAAGTAAATGAAGATCTTCTTGTCTTTGCAGATGGTTTTGAACCGCAAAACAAGTTAGGTAAAATTTTAGCTAAACGCCGTGATGCATTCAAAGATGGCAAAATCGACTGGGGTCATGCTGAAACATTAGCATATGCAACAATCACACAAGATGGCACACCTGTTCGTTTCACTGGTCAGGATGCTCAGCGTGGTACGTTCTCTCAACGTCACTTAGTATTACATGATAAAAACAATGGTTCTGAATTTACACCGTTACACCACATTGAAGGTGCAAAAGCATCATTCTCAGTTTATAACTCACCACTTACAGAAGCAGGTGTAGTAGGTTTCGAATACGGGTATAATCTAGAAAACCAAAATGTATTATCTGTATGGGAAGCACAATTCGGTGACTTTGCGAACATGGCACAAGTAATGTTTGATAACTTCATCTCAAGTGCACGCGCTAAATGGGGTCAAAAATCTGGATTCGTACTTCTATTACCACATGGTTATGAAGGCCAAGGTCCAGAACACTCATCAAGCCGTATGGAACGATTCCTGCAGTTATCTGCAGAAAATAACTGGTTCGTAGCGAACTGTTCAAATGCAGGCAACTACTACCACTTATTACGCCGTCAAGCTGCATTATTAGGTACTGAAGGTGTACGTCCATTAGTAGTGGTTTCTCCAAAATCACTTTTACGTCACCCACTTGCTGCAGCTACTGCTGAACAGCTTGCAAACGGTCGCTTCCAAGAAGTAATCGAGCAAGAAGGTTTAGGCAAAAACACAGAAGCGGTTGAAAAAGTAGTACTTGGTACTGGTAAAGTAATGATCGATTTAGCTGAACGCGTGAAAGACGGCGAAGGCTTAGATCACTTACACATTGTTCGTGTTGAACAAATTTATCCATTCCCTGCACAACAAGTGAAAGATATTATCGCTCGTTTCCCGAATGTTAAAGAAATCGTTTGGGTACAGGAAGAACCGAAAAACCAAGGTTCATGGACATATGTTCTTGAAACATTATATGATATCGCAGAAGGCAAAAAAGTGCGCTATGTAGGACGTCCTGCAATGAGCTCAACTTCTGAAGGTGATGGCGATTCACATAAAGCAGCACAAGCGAAATTAGTGAACGAAGCACTTGAAAAGTAA